Proteins co-encoded in one Quercus robur chromosome 8, dhQueRobu3.1, whole genome shotgun sequence genomic window:
- the LOC126696780 gene encoding uncharacterized protein LOC126696780 isoform X2 — protein MAAAEARAVWQRAANRCFVQEDAKRAPKLACCQSSSSTSKQVDGGPTNTGDWPDHPVLGFVPINRNPSFSNLPPDTRWWLQLQPSYGYQKGLTQEQLNALEAEVETLIAGTVNSTTECTEVHLQKGDIIPDDDHKNHESPLNTQYGISAVYTNKAPEVRKQEVKALYSKNADEHLEIMDMGGKYEFMDMNPVGCPVSKQANEFCLDPESPWTGGNKNVPWWRATDKDELASFVVKKSLNHIENCDLPPPQKTYLRRHPYAHIGCFDRDEALASLDWKAQTGSISNGTQAQGCPDLTHGKQEASAEEVYLKYGSDNSFSYSTSHKDIKEMPQVSEGDPGKAQLMEALRHSQTRAREAEMAAKQACAEKEHILKLFFRQASQLFAYKQWFQLLQLETLYIQIKKDDQSIPTLFPVVLPRMLNRGQKQRKRWQKGTKGKRVKRGRPRQDISKYAVAFALGLSLVGAGLLLGWTVGWMLPPF, from the exons ATGGCAGCAGCAGAAGCAAGAGCAGTATGGCAGCGAGCAGCTAACCGTTGCTTTGTCCAAGAAGATGCCAAAAGAGCTCCCAAGTTAGCTTGCTGCCAATCATCATCTTCTACATCCAAACAGGTTGATGGTGGACCTACTAATACAGGAGATTGGCCAGATCATCCTGTTTTAGGTTTTGTGCCTATTAACAGGAATCCTTCATTTTCCAATCTACCCCCTGACACAAGATGGTGGCTCCAATTACAGCCCAGCTATGGATATCAAAAGGGTTTAACACAGGAACAGTTAAATGCATTGGAGGCTGAAGTGGAAACCTTAATAGCTGGCACTGTGAATTCAACAACAGAGTGTACTGAGGTGCACCTGCAAAAAGGAGACATTATTCCTGATGATGATCACAAGAACCATGAGTCTCCTCTCAATACACAATATGGTATTTCTGCTGTTTATACAAATAAAGCTCCTGAAGTCAGAAAGCAAGAGGTAAAGGCTTTATATAGTAAGAATGCTGATGAACATCTTGAAATAATGGACATGGGgggaaaatatgaatttatggaTATGAATCCTGTTGGTTGTCCGGTTTCCAAACAAGCCAATGAATTTTGTCTAGATCCAGAATCTCCATGGACTGGGGGTAATAAGAATGTGCCGTGGTGGCGAGCAACAGATAAAGACGAATTGGCTTCCTTCGTTGTTAAGAAGTCACTTAACCATATTGAGAATTGTGATCTTCCCCCACCTCAGAAAACGTATCTTAGGAGACACCCATATGCTCATATTGGGTGCTTTGACCGTGATGAAGCATTGGCGTCATTAGATTGGAAGGCCCAAACTGGTAGTATATCCAATGGGACTCAGGCACAAGGCTGTCCTGATTTAACACATGGAAAACAGGAGGCTTCTGCTGAGGaagtttatttaaaatatgGTTCTGACAACTCATTCAG TTATAGTACAAGTCACAAGGATATCAAAGAGATGCCACAAGTTTCTGAAGGTGACCCTGGTAAAGCTCAGCTGATGGAAGCACTCCGCCATTCCCAAACACGTGCAAGGGAAGCTGAGATGGCAGCAAAGCAGGCTTGTGCTGAGAAGGAGCATATTCTTAAGCTCTTCTTTAGACAAGCGTCACAACTTTTTGCTTATAAGCAGTGGTTCCAATTGCTGCAGCTAGAAACCCTTTATATCCAGATTAAGAAAGATGACCAGTCAATTCCCACTCTCTTCCCTGTGGTCCTTCCGCGGATGTTGAACAGAGGTCAGAAACAGCGGAAGAGATGGCAAAAGGGTACCAAGGGGAAAAGAGTCAAGCGAGGGCGGCCAAGACAAGATATCTCTAAGTATGCTGTTGCTTTTGCATTGGGGCTGAGTCTTGTTGGTGCTGGTTTGCTCCTGGGATGGACTGTAGGGTGGATGTTACCTCCTTTCTAG
- the LOC126696780 gene encoding uncharacterized protein LOC126696780 isoform X1, producing the protein MAAAEARAVWQRAANRCFVQEDAKRAPKLACCQSSSSTSKQVDGGPTNTGDWPDHPVLGFVPINRNPSFSNLPPDTRWWLQLQPSYGYQKGLTQEQLNALEAEVETLIAGTVNSTTECTEVHLQKGDIIPDDDHKNHESPLNTQYGISAVYTNKAPEVRKQEVKALYSKNADEHLEIMDMGGKYEFMDMNPVGCPVSKQANEFCLDPESPWTGGNKNVPWWRATDKDELASFVVKKSLNHIENCDLPPPQKTYLRRHPYAHIGCFDRDEALASLDWKAQTGSISNGTQAQGCPDLTHGKQEASAEEVYLKYGSDNSFSSYSTSHKDIKEMPQVSEGDPGKAQLMEALRHSQTRAREAEMAAKQACAEKEHILKLFFRQASQLFAYKQWFQLLQLETLYIQIKKDDQSIPTLFPVVLPRMLNRGQKQRKRWQKGTKGKRVKRGRPRQDISKYAVAFALGLSLVGAGLLLGWTVGWMLPPF; encoded by the exons ATGGCAGCAGCAGAAGCAAGAGCAGTATGGCAGCGAGCAGCTAACCGTTGCTTTGTCCAAGAAGATGCCAAAAGAGCTCCCAAGTTAGCTTGCTGCCAATCATCATCTTCTACATCCAAACAGGTTGATGGTGGACCTACTAATACAGGAGATTGGCCAGATCATCCTGTTTTAGGTTTTGTGCCTATTAACAGGAATCCTTCATTTTCCAATCTACCCCCTGACACAAGATGGTGGCTCCAATTACAGCCCAGCTATGGATATCAAAAGGGTTTAACACAGGAACAGTTAAATGCATTGGAGGCTGAAGTGGAAACCTTAATAGCTGGCACTGTGAATTCAACAACAGAGTGTACTGAGGTGCACCTGCAAAAAGGAGACATTATTCCTGATGATGATCACAAGAACCATGAGTCTCCTCTCAATACACAATATGGTATTTCTGCTGTTTATACAAATAAAGCTCCTGAAGTCAGAAAGCAAGAGGTAAAGGCTTTATATAGTAAGAATGCTGATGAACATCTTGAAATAATGGACATGGGgggaaaatatgaatttatggaTATGAATCCTGTTGGTTGTCCGGTTTCCAAACAAGCCAATGAATTTTGTCTAGATCCAGAATCTCCATGGACTGGGGGTAATAAGAATGTGCCGTGGTGGCGAGCAACAGATAAAGACGAATTGGCTTCCTTCGTTGTTAAGAAGTCACTTAACCATATTGAGAATTGTGATCTTCCCCCACCTCAGAAAACGTATCTTAGGAGACACCCATATGCTCATATTGGGTGCTTTGACCGTGATGAAGCATTGGCGTCATTAGATTGGAAGGCCCAAACTGGTAGTATATCCAATGGGACTCAGGCACAAGGCTGTCCTGATTTAACACATGGAAAACAGGAGGCTTCTGCTGAGGaagtttatttaaaatatgGTTCTGACAACTCATTCAG CAGTTATAGTACAAGTCACAAGGATATCAAAGAGATGCCACAAGTTTCTGAAGGTGACCCTGGTAAAGCTCAGCTGATGGAAGCACTCCGCCATTCCCAAACACGTGCAAGGGAAGCTGAGATGGCAGCAAAGCAGGCTTGTGCTGAGAAGGAGCATATTCTTAAGCTCTTCTTTAGACAAGCGTCACAACTTTTTGCTTATAAGCAGTGGTTCCAATTGCTGCAGCTAGAAACCCTTTATATCCAGATTAAGAAAGATGACCAGTCAATTCCCACTCTCTTCCCTGTGGTCCTTCCGCGGATGTTGAACAGAGGTCAGAAACAGCGGAAGAGATGGCAAAAGGGTACCAAGGGGAAAAGAGTCAAGCGAGGGCGGCCAAGACAAGATATCTCTAAGTATGCTGTTGCTTTTGCATTGGGGCTGAGTCTTGTTGGTGCTGGTTTGCTCCTGGGATGGACTGTAGGGTGGATGTTACCTCCTTTCTAG